From one Aspergillus fumigatus Af293 chromosome 8, whole genome shotgun sequence genomic stretch:
- the fmaF gene encoding Fe(2+)/2-oxoglutarate-dependent oxygenase fmaF gives MLGRHECTISESVSALDPTAQEPEYTLVPSTSRDLVRDMTLNMEDAQAHLKEHGWVKIPAVLSKAEAEDALSRLWEAKAASEARGECTFQPILDPNPANVRVFYLPELDAYWRDMLVNPTALDLAKSLLGDQLLVSNFSANIARPGAESMALHSDQSIVLPAPWLDVWAVNVIWCLTRMTKENGATLYIPGSNKWTTWEDVPDNAPDLLVPFEADAGDIVVIDGRLWHTSGSNVTEDEDRAILFAYYSAPHMRPLTNWSAKLPKELQETLSPQLKELLALSHIGYVVKGDLTYMAQKYPSEKGTTAVSA, from the coding sequence ATGCTGGGTAGGCATGAATGCACTATTAGCGAGTCAGTCAGCGCTCTTGATCCTACGGCTCAAGAGCCTGAATACACCCTTGTACCCTCAACATCAAGGGACCTTGTTCGAGACATGACACTAAACATGGAAGACGCCCAAGCTCATCTAAAAGAGCATGGCTGGGTCAAGATCCCTGCCGTTCTCTCCAAAGCTGAAGCTGAGGATGCACTCAGCCGTCTCTGGGAGGCGAAAGCTGCCTCGGAGGCTCGTGGCGAGTGCACTTTCCAGCCGATCTTGGATCCCAACCCGGCGAACGTGCGCGTCTTCTATCTCCCCGAGTTGGACGCATACTGGCGCGACATGCTGGTCAACCCGACCGCACTAGACCTGGCCAAGTCCCTCCTGGGCGACCAGCTGCTGGTCAGCAACTTCTCGGCCAACATTGCTCGTCCTGGCGCGGAGAGCATGGCCCTGCACTCGGACCAGAGCATCGTTCTTCCAGCGCCGTGGTTGGATGTCTGGGCAGTCAACGTGATCTGGTGCCTGACGAGGATGACCAAGGAGAACGGTGCGACCTTGTATATCCCCGGTTCGAACAAGTGGACCACCTGGGAGGACGTGCCCGATAACGCACCGGATCTGCTGGTCCCGTTTGAAGCGGATGCGGGCGACATTGTCGTTATTGACGGGCGCCTGTGGCACACCTCTGGTTCCAACGTGACTGAGGATGAAGATCGAGCCATTCTGTTTGCCTATTATTCGGCGCCTCACATGCGACCCCTGACAAACTGGTCTGCAAAGCTGCCAAAGGAGCTTCAAGAGACACTTAGTCCGCAGTTGAAGGAACTGCTCGCACTCAGCCATATTGGATACGTCGTCAAGGGCGATCTGACGTATATGGCTCAGAAATACCCTTCCGAAAAGGGTACAACTGCGGTGAGCGCTTGA
- a CDS encoding putative acetate-CoA ligase: MDHPYLQDEVLRQSLQNPDEFWSRQAERLHWHRKPDTALRTTQKSLPDGTAHPMWEWFPGGEISTCYNCVDRHVAAGNGHESAIYYNSPVTNTKETITYHTLLREVETLAGVLRETGVKKGDVVMLYMPMIPAALIGMLAVNRLGAVHSVVFGGFAPNALAQRVEACKPDVLLTASCGIVGNRPPIAYQALVEEAIKLSYHKPAHTIVWQRDQLQWDFQESAPTWWRTVWQWIQRVLFRRRIRTAKQSSWQQLVASARARGLKADCVPVPSDQPIYIMHTSGTTGAPKGVLRSSGGHAVGLQFTIQYIFNIHGPRDVMFAASDIGWVVGHSYILYAPLLAGAATVLYEGKPVGTPDASAFWKVVEEYQVNTMFATPTALRAIKQEDPSNTKLAEIGARGGLRSLQALFLAGERSEPTLVSMYQELLDQHGGRNAQVIDNWWSTEAGSPITGRAMAPHFGLTTELSRSFDIPIPPIKPGSAGKPMPGFDVRVVDEHGEEVPKGSMGNIVLALPLGPTAFNTLWLEEERFYKSYLQRFDSRFLDTGDAGWVDPDGYVHVMSRNDDVLNVSAYRLSSGAIEEAISSHPQVAEACVVAIPDQLKGQLPFAFISLSVADHPDSAIPAPTIAAEVQSLVRSRVGAFASLGGIVQGKGMIPKTRSGKTLRRVLRELLENGVYGDLDRSVEVPSTIEDATAVQVARAQVREYFNRNKGKHKAIEARETA, translated from the exons ATGGATCACCCGTATCTCCAGGACGAAGTTCTTCGTCAGAGTCTGCAAAACCCAGACGAATTCTGGTCACGCCAGGCCGAGCGCCTTCACTGGCATAGAAAACCTGACACGGCACTCCGGACAACCCAGAAGAGTCTGCCAGATGGCACCGCGCACCCGATGTGGGAATGGTTCCCCGGCGGAGAAATCTCGACGTGCTACAATTGCGTAGACAGGCACGTCGCGGCAGGAAACGGACATGAATCGGCCATCTACTACAACAGCCCGGTCACGAATACAAAGGAGACCATCACGTATCACACCCTCCTCAGGGAGGTCGAGACGCTGGCCGGGGTCCTGAGAGAGACAGGGGTCAAGAAGGGTGATGTGGTCATGTTGTACATGCCCATGATCCCGGCTGCGCTGATTGGCATGCTTGCCGTCAATCGTCTGGGAGCTGTTCACTCGGTCGTGTTCGGCGGCTTTGCGCCCAACGCTCTCGCCCAGCGAGTCGAGGCGTGCAAACCGGATGTGCTGCTCACTGCATCGTGCGGGATCGTGGGGAATAGGCCCCCGATTGCGTACCAAGCACTTGTCGAAGAAGCAATCAAGCTTTCCTATCACAAGCCTGCACACACAATAGTCTGGCAGCGCGACCAATTACAGTGGGACTTCCAGGAGTCTGCACCGACGTGGTGGAGGACCGTATGGCAGTGGATACAACGCGTCCTCTTCCGTCGCAGGATAAGAACTGCCAAACAATCATCGTGGCAGCAACTCGTGGCCAGCGCCAGGGCACGGGGACTCAAAGCCGACTGCGTGCCCGTGCCGAGCGATCAACCGATCTATATCATGCATACCTCGGGCACGACGGGAGCGCCCAAGGGAGTCCTGCGCAGTTCAGGTGGTCACGCGGTTGGCCTACAATTCACCATCCAGTACATCTTCAACATCCACGGCCCGAGAGACGTCATGTTCGCGGCGTCGGATATCGGGTGGGTTGTCGGTCACTCTTATATCCTCTATGCGCCGTTGCTGGCGGGGGCGGCCACCGTTTTGTACGAAGGCAAGCCGGTAGGAACGCCGGATGCGTCTGCGTTTTGGAAAGTGGTGGAGGAATACCAGGTGAACACCATGTTCGCGACGCCAACAGCGCTGAGGGCGATCAAGCAAGAGGACCCGAGTAATACCAAGCTGGCCGAGATTGGAGCGCGGGGGGGCTTGCGATCCCTGCAAGCACTGTTCCTCGCTGGCGAACGGTCAGAGCCAACCTTGGTCTCCATGTACCAGGAGCTACTGGATCAGCACGGCGGAAGGAATGCTCAGGTCATCGATAACTGGTGGTCAACCGAGGCCGGGTCCCCCATCACCGGCCGCGCGATGGCGCCTCATTTCGGGTTAACAACCGAGCTGTCACGGAGCTTCGACATTCCCATTCCTCCAATCAAGCCAGGAAGTGCGGGAAAGCCCATGCCAGGATTCGATGTTCGGGTCGTGGACGAGCACGGCGAAGAGGTACCCAAAGGGTCGATGGGTAATATTGTGCTTGCCCTGCCTCTTGGGCCGACAGCTTTCAACACGCTATGGTTAGAGGAGGAGAGATTCTACAAAAGCTACTTGCAGAGGTTTGACTCCAGGTTCCTTGATACTGGAGACGCGGGATGGGTTGATCCCGATGGCTACGTGCATGTCATGAGCCGGAACGACGATGTCCTGAATGTCAGCGCGTATCGGCTGTCCAGTG GCGCAATTGAAGAAGCCATCTCGTCACATCCCCAGGTTGCAGAAGCTTGTGTAGTCGCTATCCCAGACCAGCTGAAGGGTCAACTGCCCTTCGCGTTCATCTCCCTGTCCGTGGCAGATCACCCGGACTCCGCCATACCAGCCCCGACTATCGCGGCAGAGGTTCAGTCACTGGTACGGAGTCGTGTTGGAGCATTCGCTTCTCTGGGAGGTATAGTACAGGGCAAAGGCATGATCCCGAAGACGAGATCTGGCAAGACATTACGGCGTGTGCTTCGAgagctgctggagaatggGGTTTACGGGGATTTGGATCGGAGTGTTGAGGTCCCCAGTACGATCGAGGATGCGACGGCTGTGCAAGTCGCGAGAGCCCAGGTTCGGGAGTACTTTAACAGGAACAAGGGTAAGCACAAGGCGATTGAAGCAAGGGAGACGGCATGA
- the Fma-KR gene encoding putative PKS-like enzyme produces the protein MLGLPNELSGSQVPGATEYEPGWRRVFKVEDLPGLGDYHIDNQTAVPTSIVCVIALAAAMDISNGKQANSIELYDVTIGRPIHLGTSPVEIETMIAIEPGKDGADSIQAEFSLNKSAGHDENPVSVANGRLRMTFAGHELELLSSRQAKPCGLRPVSISPFYDSLREVGLGYSGPFRALTSAERRMDYACGVIAPTTGEASRTPALLHPAMLEACFQTLLLAFAAPRDGSLWTIFVPTQIGRLTIFPNSSVGINTPASVTIDTHLHEFTAGHKADLPMIKGDVSVYSSEAGQLRIRLEGLTMSPIAPSTEKQDKRLYLKRTWLPDILSGPVLERGKPVFCYELFGLSLAPKSILAATRLLSHRYAKLKILQVGTSSVHLVHSLCRELGSSMDSYTIACESDSSMEDMRRRLLSDALPIKYVVLDIGKSLTEGDEPAAGEPTDLGSFDLIILLKASADDSPILKRTRGLIKPGGFLLMTVAATEAIPWEARDMTRKAIHDTLQSVGFSGVDLLQRDPEGDSSFVILSQAVDHQIRFLRAPFDSTPPFPTRGTLLVIGGASHRAKRPIETIQNSLRRVWAGEIVLIRSLTDLQTRGLDHVEAVLSLTELDQSVLENLSRDTFDGLHRLLHQSKIVLWVTYSAGNLNPHQSGAIGLVRAVQAETPDKVLQLLDVDQIDGNDGLVAESFLRLIGGVKMKDGSSNSLWTVEPELSVQGGRLLIPRVLFDKKRNDRLNCLRRQLKATDSFEKQSALARPIDPCSLFSPNKTYVLAGLSGQMGQSITRWIVQSGGRHIVITSRNPDKDDLWTKELEQRGAHIEIMAADVTKKQEMINVRNQILSAMPPIGGVANGAMLQSNCFFSDLTYEALQDVLKPKVDGSLVLDEVFSSDDLDFFLLFSSISAVVGQPFQANYDAANNVKFGQSAAVRTY, from the exons ATGCTAGGATTGCCTAACGAGCTGTCGGGGAGCCAAGTCCCAGGTGCTACAGAATATGAGCCAGGATGGCGACGCGTCTTCAAGGTAGAAGACTTGCCTGGGCTAGGGGATTACCACATAGACAATCAAACCGCTGTCCCTACGTCTATAGTCTGCGTGATTGCCCTTGCAGCCGCCATGGATATCAGCAATGGCAAACAAGCAAACAGCATCGAGCTCTATGACGTTACCATCGGACGACCGATCCACTTAGGAACATCTCCAGTGGAGATTGAGACCATGATCGCCATAGAGCCTGGTAAGGATGGAGCTGACTCCATCCAGGCCGAGTTCAGTCTGAACAAGAGCGCCGGGCATGACGAAAACCCGGTCAGTGTAGCCAACGGACGGTTACGCATGACTTTCGCAGGCCACGAGCTAGAATTATTGTCCTCCAGACAAGCGAAGCCGTGCGGGTTGAGGCCTGTGAGCATCAGCCCATTCTATGATTCCCTCAGGGAAGTCGGGCTGGGATACAGTGGACCTTTCCGAGCTTTAACTTCTGCTGAGCGGCGAATGGACTATGCATGCGGCGTCATCGCGCCGACGACTGGTGAAGCATCAAGGACACCAGCCCTACTTCACCCCGCCATGCTCGAGGCCTGCTTCCAgacgcttcttcttgccttcgCCGCCCCTCGAGATGGTTCGTTATGGACGATTTTCGTGCCTACCCAGATCGGTCGACTCACGATATTTCCGAATTCATCCGTTGGCATCAATACGCCAGCCTCGGTAACTATCGATACGCACCTACATGAATTTACTGCAGGGCATAAAGCAGATTTACCCATGATCAAAGGAGACGTCAGCGTCTACAGCTCAGAGGCTGGGCAGTTGCGGATACGCCTCGAAGGCCTCACGATGAGCCCCATAGCGCCCTCTACCGAGAAGCAGGACAAACGGCTGTACTTGAAAAGGACATGGCTGCCAGATATTCTCTCGGGCCCAGTACTCGAGCGAGGGAAGCCAGTTTTCTGTTACGAACTCTTCGGCCTGTCGCTCGCTCCTAAGTCGATACTGGCCGCCACCCGACTGCTCTCGCATCGCTACGCAAAGTTAAAAATTCTCCAGGTTGGAACTTCTTCCGTACATCTGGTACATTCTTTATGTCGCGAGCTAGGAAGTTCCATGGACTCTTACACGATTGCCTGTGAATCGGACAGTTCCATGGAAGATATGAGGCGGAGGTTGCTATCGGACGCCCTGCCTATCAAGTATGTAGTCCTCGACATCGGAAAGAGTCTTACAGAAGGGGACGAACCTGCCGCCGGTGAGCCAACCGACCTCGGCTCTTTCGACTTGATAATTCTTCTAAAAGCCTCTGCCGATGATTCTCCCATTTTGAAACGTACCCGAGGTCTCATAAAGCCAGGGGGGTTTCTACTGATGACTGTGGCGGCAACAGAGGCCATTCCGTGGGAAGCAAGAGACATGACCCGAAAGGCAATACATGATACGCTGCAGAGCGTTGGGTTTTCGGGAGTCGATTTATTGCAGAGGGACCCAGAAGGCGATTCGTCTTTCGTGATCCTGTCACAGGCCGTCGATCATCAAATCAGATTTCTTAGGGCTCCGTTTGACTCGACTCCACCATTTCCGACTCGAGGGACGCTTCTTGTTATAGGCGGCGCCTCGCACAGGGCCAAACGGCCCATTGAGACGATCCAGAATAGTTTGAGGCGTGTCTGGGCTGGGGAGATCGTCTTAATTAGGTCCCTGACCGACTTGCAGACCCGGGGCCTTGACCACGTGGAAGCTGTGCTGAGCCTGACCGAGCTTGATCAGTCGGTCCTGGAAAATCTCAGTCGCGATACCTTTGACGGCCTACATCGACTGCTCCACCAGTCCAAGATAGTCCTGTGGGTCACATACAGCGCAGGAAATCTGAACCCCCACCAAAGCGGTGCAATTGGGCTGGTTCGAGCCGTCCAGGCTGAAACCCCCGACAAGGttctgcagctccttgatgtGGATCAGATTGATGGCAACGACGGTCTTGTGGCGGAGAGCTTCCTTCGGCTTATCGGGGGCGTCAAGATGAAGGATGGCAGCTCGAATAGCTTGTGGACGGTCGAACCAGAGCTCTCCGTCCAAGGAGGGAGACTTCTTATCCCGAGGGTGCTTTTCGACAAGAAGCGCAACGATCGTCTCAACTGTTTACGCCGGCAGCTGAAAGCAACCGATTCCTTTGAGAAGCAGTCGGCTCTGGCTCGTCCCATTGATCCTTGCAGCCTGTTCTCGCCGAACAAGACGTATGTTCTCGCCGGTCTGAGCGGGCAGATGGGCCAGTCCATCACCAGATGGATAGTACAGAGTGGTGGGCGCCACATTGTGATCACAAGCCG CAATCCCGACAAGGACGATCTCTGGACAAAAGAGCTAGAACAGCGCGGTGCTCACATTGAGATCATGGCCGCTGATGTGACcaagaagcaagaaatgaTCAACGTCCGCAACCAGATCCTAAGTGCTATGCCCCCCATCGGAGGCGTGGCAAACGGTGCAATGCTTCAGTCGAATTGTTTCTTCTCTGATCTGACGTACGAGGCCCTACAGGATGTCCTGAAGCCCAAGGTGGATGGGTCGCTGGTTCTCGATGAGGTCTTCTCTAGTGATGACCTCGACTTTTTTCTGTTGTTCTCGTCCATCTCGGCGGTGGTTGGGCAGCCATTCCAAGCAAACTACGATGCGGCGAATAACGTTAAGTTTGGCCAATCTGCCGCAGTGCGGACCTACTGA
- the psoB gene encoding hydrolase psoB yields MATIHKLFKSPFFDFEFLRLLAMAPYEGAEIGEVLEAAAKIKDQDPESWYSTLLETGGKAEAIAKQAEASGDRVGARRAYLRSSNYLRAAQFMLNEGPIGHDERVLPTLERAIANFRKGVQYRDGKTIFLEIPYEGGKTLPGYLYLPPAARRIPGRKIPILLNSGGGDSTQEEIYFVNPAYGPDLGYAVLTFEGPGQGIVLRRDKLPMRPDWESVTGPVLDHLFDLATRHPELELDLDHIAVTGASMGGYFALRAAADPRIKACVSVDGFYSLSSFVGGRMPGPLFNGFMSGWLSDWMFNGILGVLKKLAFQARWEFNHLRWATGSTTDADVMRSFGAYTLQKADGTEYLADVKCPTLVTGAGASFYFDPATTTDKIYDCLTSLQDGVDKEKWIATDVAYGGLQAKIGAFGYSAQKTFEWLDQRFGIQREPLAASSRLEDLVSRL; encoded by the coding sequence ATGGCAACGATACACAAGCTGTTCAAGTCGCCCTTCTTCGATTTCGAGTTCCTTCGTCTGCTGGCCATGGCGCCATACGAAGGGGCCGAGATCGGAGAAGTCCTagaagcagcagccaagATCAAGGACCAGGATCCAGAGTCATGGTACAGCACTCTTCTCGAAACCGGTGGCAAGGCAGAAGCCATCGCAAAGCAAGCCGAGGCCTCTGGAGATCGTGTCGGTGCACGGCGCGCGTACCTGCGCTCCTCCAACTACCTCCGGGCCGCGCAGTTCATGCTCAACGAAGGCCCCATCGGACATGACGAAAGAGTCCTTCCCACCTTGGAACGAGCCATTGCCAATTTCCGAAAGGGCGTCCAGTATCGTGATGGCAAGACGATCTTCCTGGAGATCCCATACGAGGGCGGCAAAACGCTGCCTGGATATCTGTACTTGCCGCCTGCCGCCCGGCGCATCCCTGGTCGCAAGATCCCGATCCTGCTCAACTCGGGCGGGGGCGATTCGACCCAGGAAGAGATCTACTTTGTCAATCCGGCGTACGGGCCGGACTTGGGCTACGCAGTCCTGACGTTTGAGGGGCCCGGCCAAGGAATCGTCCTCCGTCGCGACAAGCTGCCAATGCGCCCGGACTGGGAATCCGTCACGGGTCCCGTTCTGGATCACCTCTTCGACCTGGCTACGCGCCATCCCGAACTGGAGCTGGACCTGGACCACATTGCCGTGACGGGTGCCTCGATGGGGGGCTACTTTGCCCTCCGCGCGGCTGCCGACCCCCGGATCAAGGCATGCGTGAGCGTGGATGGATTCTACAGCCTGTCGAGCTTTGTGGGCGGCCGGATGCCGGGCCCGCTCTTCAACGGCTTCATGAGCGGCTGGCTCTCCGACTGGATGTTCAACGGGATCCTCGGCGTTCTCAAGAAACTTGCGTTTCAGGCCCGGTGGGAGTTTAACCACTTGAGGTGGGCCACCGGCTCCACGACGGATGCGGATGTCATGCGTAGCTTTGGCGCCTACACTCTGCAGAAGGCAGACGGCACGGAATACTTGGCTGATGTGAAGTGCCCGACCCTGGTGACGGGAGCCGGGGCAAGCTTCTACTTCGACCCCGCCACCACGACCGACAAGATCTACGACTGCTTGACGAGTCTCCAAGATGGCGTGGATAAGGAGAAATGGATTGCTACGGATGTCGCGTACGGAGGGCTCCAGGCCAAGATTGGTGCGTTTGGATACTCGGCGCAGAAAACATTCGAATGGCTCGACCAAAGGTTTGGGATTCAGCGAGAGCCTTTGGCAGCCAGCTCGAGGTTGGAAGATCTGGTGAGCCGTTTGTAG
- the fmaG gene encoding cytochrome P450 monooxygenase fmaG: MAYELSTLQLSCVAFVAFMAVLVFRTRTRNLKQNVPPGPRPLPIIGNFFDLPPKGQPEYLHWFKHKDAYGPVSSINVMGTTLVIFHDKDAAHAVMGKKAQKTSARPQLNFAQLCGFENFLITHQYNDKYRLHRKMVHQEIGTKGLSAGFRPIQEQESIRFILQTFNRPDDILQHLKTLAAAIVLKITYGYSIERKGQDPLVELIEHAMENLSQAFVPLAWAVDSVPAIKYLPDWFPGMSYRKTARKWRAINEAAAELPYDFVKRQMAHKAHQPSYVSNLLEKHMIKSEDNKINVSAADEEAIKWTAVSLYAAGSDSTVAIIHSVICGLVMFPEVVTRAQEEIDRVVGSDRLPNFDDRTNLPYVDGIIKEAWRWNPVGPMGLTHKSEEDLVCGEYLIPKGSYLLPSLWWFLNDPKEYPEPRVFKPERYMEPFNHPDPSEIAFGYGRRSCAGRYFADASVYITVVQLLAVFNVRKARDDQGNEIPVTLQAIPGMVNRPAPFQFKVEPRSQHHIDLLRRIESEQIPEVSHASLLKPSTV; this comes from the exons ATGGCCTACGAGCTATCTACCCTTCAGCTTAGCTGCGTGGCCTTTGTGGCCTTCATGGCCGTTCTGGTATTCCGGACTCGTACCAGAAACCTCAAACAGAACGTCCCGCCTGGGCCAAGGCCATTGCCAATTATTGGGAATTTCTTTGATCTCCCCCCCAAGGGGCAGCCCGAGTATCTGCACTGGTTCAAGCACAAAGATGCCTATGGTCCCGTCAGTTCGATCAATGTCATGGGGACAACGctcgtcatcttccatgACAAGGACGCGGCCCACGCGGTGATGGGAAAAAAGGCCCAAAAGACATCCGCGAGACCCCAGCTCAACTTTGCCCAGCTATGTGGGTTCGAGAACTTTCTCATTACCCATCAGTACAATGACAAGTACCGCCTGCACCGGAAAATGGTGCACCAGGAGATTGGGACGAAAGGGCTCTCTGCTGGTTTCCGCCCCATTCAGGAGCAAGAATCCATTCGGTTCATCCTACAGACGTTCAACCGGCCGGACGACATCTTGCAGCACCTGAAAAC GTTGGCTGCCGCCATCGTTTTGAAAATTACCTATGGATACTCCATTGAGCGAAAGGGCCAGGACCCGTTGGTCGAGTTGATCGAACACGCCATGGAAAACCTGTCCCAAGCATTTGTGCCTCTCGCTTGGGCCGTGGACTCCGTACCTGCGATCAAGTACCTTCCAGACTGGTTCCCCGGCATGTCGTACCGGAAGACGGCGCGGAAATGGAGGGCTATCAATGAGGCCGCTGCGGAACTCCCTTACGATTTTGTTAAACGCCAGATGGCGCACAAAGCCCACCAGCCGTCATACGTGTCCAATCTTCTCGAGAAGCACATGATCAAGTCGGAGGACAACAAGATCAACGTTTCCGCGGCTGACGAAGAGGCGATCAAGTGGACCGCCGTGAGCCTGTACGCCGCCGGCTCGGACAGTACcgtcgccatcatccacaGCGTCATCTGTGGTCTTGTCATGTTCCCCGAGGTTGTGACAAGGGCGCAGGAAGAAATCGACCGAGTTGTCGGCTCCGATCGGCTCCCCAACTTTGACGATCGAACCAACCTGCCTTATGTCGACGGCATTATCAAGGAAGCCTGGCGATGGAATCCCGTGGGACCCATGGGATTGACGCACAAGTCCGAGGAAGATTTAGTGTGCGGAGAATATCTCATCCCCAAGGGTTCCTATCTCCTGCCTTCTCTATGGTGGTTCCTGAACGACCCCAAAGAGTACCCAGAGCCGCGAGTGTTCAAGCCGGAGCGCTACATGGAGCCTTTCAACCACCCTGATCCGAGCGAAATTGCTTTTGGTTACGGCCGCCGATCTTGTGCGGGTCGGTACTTTGCGGACGCCAGTGTCTACATCACCGTGGTCCAGCTGCTGGCTGTTTTCAACGTCCGCAAGGCTCGAGATGACCAAGGCAACGAGATCCCCGTCACTCTCCAGGCGATCCCGGGCATGGTCAATCGCCCTGCTCCCTTCCAGTTCAAGGTCGAGCCTCGCAGTCAGCACCACATCGATCTTCTGCGCCGCATCGAGTCGGAGCAGATACCCGAGGTCAGCCATGCAAGCCTTCTCAAACCGAGTACAGTCTAG
- the fma-TC gene encoding terpene cyclase fmaA codes for MDRVLSLGKLPISFLKTLYLFSKSDIPAATLPSMAVALVLAAPCSFHLIIKGFLWNQLHLLTFQVKNQIDGIDEDSIAKPHRPLPSGRITPGQATLLYRVLFFLMWVAAVYTNTISCTLVYSIAIVVYNEGGLAAIPVVKNLIGAIGLGCYCWGTTIIFDGGKELHGLKAVAVLMIVGIFATTGHAQDFRDRTADATRGRKTIPLLLSQPVARWSLATITAAWTIGLIALWKPPAIVTLAYVAASLRCLDGFLSSYDEKDDYVSYCWYGFWLLGSNILPIFPRLRGELP; via the exons ATGGACCGTGTGCTATCGCTGGGGAAACTCCCCATCAGTTTTTTGAAGACGTTATATCTGTTCAGCAAGTCTGACATCCCAGCAGCGACTTTACCTTCT ATGGCTGTAGCTCTTGTGCTTGCTGCCCCGTGTAGCTTTCACCTAATTATAAAGGGATTTCTGTGGAACCAATTGCATCTTCTCACATTTCAG GTGAAAAATCAG ATCGATGGTATCGACGAGGATAGCATAGCAAAGCCACATCGACCCTTGCCCTCTGGCCGGATCACACCTGGACAAGCTACCCTCCTCTATCgcgtcctcttcttcctgatgTGGGTTGCCGCCGTGTACACCAACACGATCTCCTGCACGTTGGTCTATTCGATTGCCATCGTAGTGTACAATGAGGGTGGGCTGGCAGCTATTCCGGTAGTCAAGAATTTGATCGGAGCTATCGGTCTCGGCTGTTACTGCTGGGGAACCACGATCATCTTTG ATGGCGGCAAAGAGTTGCATGGACTGAAAGCCGTCGCGGTACTGATGATCGTTGGCATTTTCGCTACTACG GGCCATGCTCAAGACTTCCGTGACCGGACTGCAGACGCAACACGAGGCCGCAAAACAATCCCGCTACTGCTCTCCCAGCCTGTGGCTCGCTGGTCACTAGCCACGATAACAGCGGCGTGGACTATAGGCTTGATTGCCTTGTGGAAGCCCCCGGCTATCGTTACTCTGGCATATGTTGCTGCGAGTCTCCGCTGTCTGGACGGGTTTCTCTCCAGCTATGACGAAAAGGACGATTATGTGTCTTATTGCTGGTATGGG TTCTGGCTTCTTGGGAGTAATATCCTACCCATCTTCCCTCGTTTGAGAGGCGAGCTTCCTTAG